The window GATCTCGATGACATCGGCACGCCGGCCGCCGACCTCGACACGACGCAGCCCCGTAGCGATCGTCAGAGTCCCTCCGCCAGGCATTGCATCGAAGGCATTGACCGCCAGGTTCCAGAACACTTGCTTCAGTTGGTCTTGATCGACGGGCGCCTCGAGCTTCGCCGGGGCCATGCGGGAGACGATGGAGATCCCCGTGCGTGACTGCGCTTCATGTTGGATCAGATCCAACGTATCGGCAAGGACTTTGTTCAAATCTTGCTCAGCGATCCGCAACGCGGGCGGGCGCGCGTACTGGAGAAACTCCGTGATGATATGATCGAGCCGCCGGGCCTCTCGAATGGCAATATCCATCAACCGTTGGCTGGTTTCGTCGGAGCCGACGTCCTGCCGCAACATTTGCATGGCCCCGGCGAGCGCACCAAGGGGATTACGTATTTCATGCGCCATACCTGCAGACATCTCTCCCAAGTTGGCCAGCCATTCCCGCCGGCGCATCTCTTCTTCCAGATACCTGATTTGCGTGAGGTCCTTGAACACTCCCACCAACCCACGCTGCGTTCCCTGCTCCTGAAGCGGCGACACAGTCATGCCCAACACGAGACAGCTTCCGTCGGCATGAAAACACTCCACCTCAAATCGCAAAGGCGACAACGAGGTCAGGTCTCCATCCTGCGGACCGTGCTCCGGGTGCCAATTGAAGACTTCCTGCCATGAGCGCCCCTGCACATCTGTGAAGCGATAGCCGGTCACCTCGTGCGCCGCGGGATTGAACGACGTGATGCGCCCTTCCTGATCCGTCGTAAACACGCCGCTGCTGATGCTGCGCACGATACTTTCGTGGAACACCTGCAGGCGATTGAGCCCCTGCTCCTTCTCTCTCAGTGACTGATCGGCATGGCGAAGCTCGTCGGCCAGCACCCCGCTCAAGAATCCCACGACGAGAAACGCGAGCCCATACACCTCGAACGTCTGTAGCGCTTCAGGCCCCTCCAACTTGCTCGGGGGCAACCAGACGGACGCATGGAGGAGTCCGAAATATTGAATCGCGGTGATGGAGCCGAACAGCACGGTACAACCAGCTCCCGTGACGATCCCGACCCGCCGGTGCGGAACCAGGCTGGCCACGGTCACGGTGATGACGTAGAGCACGGCGAACGGACTCTCGACGCCGCCGGTCCTCGCGATGAGGACGGTTTCAAGTGCGACATCGATCCCGACCTGCACCCAAATGAATGCGGAATGCGCCGCGGCAGTCGTGAGCTGCCGGAGCACCATCGC is drawn from Nitrospira sp. and contains these coding sequences:
- a CDS encoding PAS domain S-box protein, yielding MSAHTDDRSLPELKTRLHWLMGLRVVLVTLMLGLSLAFQSTRGESAPTFTALIVFTYTVTIIYAMVLRQLTTAAAHSAFIWVQVGIDVALETVLIARTGGVESPFAVLYVITVTVASLVPHRRVGIVTGAGCTVLFGSITAIQYFGLLHASVWLPPSKLEGPEALQTFEVYGLAFLVVGFLSGVLADELRHADQSLREKEQGLNRLQVFHESIVRSISSGVFTTDQEGRITSFNPAAHEVTGYRFTDVQGRSWQEVFNWHPEHGPQDGDLTSLSPLRFEVECFHADGSCLVLGMTVSPLQEQGTQRGLVGVFKDLTQIRYLEEEMRRREWLANLGEMSAGMAHEIRNPLGALAGAMQMLRQDVGSDETSQRLMDIAIREARRLDHIITEFLQYARPPALRIAEQDLNKVLADTLDLIQHEAQSRTGISIVSRMAPAKLEAPVDQDQLKQVFWNLAVNAFDAMPGGGTLTIATGLRRVEVGGRRADVIEISFQDSGEGIPKQNFDKIFLPFFTTKKEGSGLGLAQVHRIVELHDGWIKVESEVGSGARFVVCLPQSEETGVRLRHEGREPWKRF